A part of Candidatus Palauibacter australiensis genomic DNA contains:
- a CDS encoding M23 family metallopeptidase translates to MTILRRWTLQLVRRDGRQVRSLPLSRTRLLLPVAGTIIGLFGLGFLGGLLTAWRTESSRVLELEAELATLESERERMNQLAARLNELEEEFGFLQAAVTVGRPAESPPVNVVLRGGVEVSSPTSAEATTPAWPLTQRGFITRHYGLRPADSPEGHPGLDIAVPTGSYVRAIQAGRVEEAGEDPIYGKFLRIAHADGLTSLYGHNAWLFAEAGDAVERLEVIALTGNTGRSSAPHLHLELARNGALLDPLSLVADHSGQDNTGAPAERQPE, encoded by the coding sequence ATGACCATTCTCCGGCGATGGACACTGCAGTTGGTCCGACGGGATGGCCGGCAGGTACGATCCCTGCCGCTCAGCCGCACACGGCTGCTTCTCCCGGTGGCGGGTACGATCATCGGCTTGTTCGGCCTGGGGTTTCTGGGAGGCCTCCTGACGGCTTGGCGCACCGAGTCCAGTCGCGTGCTTGAGCTGGAGGCGGAACTCGCGACGCTCGAGAGCGAGCGCGAAAGGATGAACCAGCTCGCGGCCCGTTTGAACGAACTCGAGGAAGAGTTCGGCTTCCTTCAGGCTGCGGTAACCGTTGGTCGGCCTGCCGAATCCCCGCCGGTGAACGTCGTCCTCAGGGGAGGTGTGGAGGTCAGTTCACCGACCTCGGCAGAGGCGACGACCCCTGCCTGGCCTCTCACGCAGCGCGGCTTCATTACCCGTCACTACGGTTTGCGTCCTGCCGATTCGCCCGAAGGACACCCGGGATTGGACATCGCGGTTCCGACGGGGTCGTACGTGCGGGCGATTCAGGCGGGAAGGGTCGAGGAGGCGGGCGAAGACCCGATCTATGGAAAATTTCTGCGGATTGCGCACGCCGACGGGCTAACGTCATTGTATGGCCACAACGCCTGGCTGTTCGCCGAGGCCGGCGACGCGGTGGAGCGACTCGAGGTCATCGCCCTCACGGGAAACACGGGACGATCCTCGGCTCCGCATCTACACCTGGAACTGGCCCGGAACGGCGCACTATTGGACCCCCTCTCGCTGGTGGCGGACCACAGCGGTCAGGACAACACGGGAGCCCCGGCGGAGAGGCAACCGGAGTAA
- a CDS encoding polymer-forming cytoskeletal protein, with product MVSVVAPGMTILGDVMCDGTVRVEGKIEGSVKATKSVVVGKDGRITGDIDTQDVVIAGTVVGTVVGASRVELQETCRI from the coding sequence GTGGTTTCGGTCGTCGCGCCCGGGATGACGATCCTCGGCGACGTGATGTGCGATGGCACGGTCCGGGTTGAAGGCAAGATCGAAGGATCGGTCAAGGCGACGAAATCCGTGGTCGTCGGCAAGGACGGACGTATTACCGGCGATATCGATACGCAGGACGTCGTGATAGCCGGCACCGTGGTGGGGACCGTTGTCGGAGCCAGTCGCGTGGAACTGCAGGAAACCTGCAGAATC
- the dnaA gene encoding chromosomal replication initiator protein DnaA, with the protein MELTAHEAWIKIRASAKLVLPEQTYRTWLGSTEAVSLSDDTLVVSAPTRFAVEWVEDKYGTLLRDISERELGARLRLRFEHKGAEERLDFPEITEPYPGDPGHALASRTPNRGGLPAAAALNERYTFARFVIGGSNELAAAASDRVAAAPATTYNPLFIWGGTGLGKTHLMHAIGNTILDRLPDCQVAYVPSEQFTNEMIDAIRTGQTALFRERYRRIDVLLIDDVHFIANKEGTQEEFFHTFNALYDAKKQIVITSDRPPQDIPGLQERLVSRFEWGLVTDIQPPDLETRSAILRKKADEDGIEIGDDVIEYVARSRRTSVRQLEGALIKLLAFSSLTRREISLDMARDALGPEGSEADEQVIEVSAEEVRAHIAASWGVSVEALMSKRRKRTVTVPRQVAMYLIKTHLDLPYSDIGHLFGGRNHSTVIHSVNKVEADMASDPALRGRVGQLQQELFRT; encoded by the coding sequence ATGGAGCTGACTGCACACGAGGCCTGGATCAAGATTCGCGCATCTGCGAAGCTCGTGCTCCCGGAGCAGACCTATCGCACCTGGCTCGGATCGACCGAGGCCGTTTCTCTCTCGGACGATACGCTCGTCGTTTCCGCCCCGACGAGGTTTGCGGTGGAGTGGGTCGAGGATAAGTACGGGACTCTCCTCCGGGACATCTCCGAGCGAGAGCTCGGTGCGAGGCTCCGACTCCGTTTCGAACACAAGGGAGCCGAGGAGCGCCTCGACTTCCCGGAAATCACGGAACCCTACCCCGGCGACCCGGGTCATGCGCTGGCTTCGCGGACGCCGAATCGCGGCGGCCTTCCGGCAGCCGCGGCGCTGAACGAACGCTACACCTTTGCGCGCTTCGTTATCGGCGGCAGCAACGAACTCGCCGCCGCGGCATCCGATCGTGTGGCCGCCGCTCCGGCTACGACGTACAACCCCCTCTTCATCTGGGGCGGCACCGGCCTCGGCAAGACCCACCTCATGCATGCCATCGGAAACACGATTCTCGACCGGCTCCCGGATTGCCAGGTCGCCTACGTCCCCTCCGAGCAGTTCACCAACGAGATGATCGATGCAATCCGGACCGGGCAGACCGCGCTGTTCCGCGAGCGCTATCGCCGTATCGACGTTCTCCTCATCGACGACGTCCACTTCATCGCCAACAAGGAAGGGACGCAGGAGGAGTTCTTCCACACGTTCAACGCGCTCTACGACGCCAAGAAACAGATCGTCATCACGAGCGACCGGCCCCCGCAGGACATCCCCGGGCTCCAGGAACGTCTCGTTTCCCGTTTCGAGTGGGGCCTCGTCACCGACATCCAGCCCCCCGACCTGGAGACACGTTCCGCCATCCTGCGCAAGAAGGCCGATGAGGACGGAATCGAAATCGGCGACGACGTCATCGAGTACGTGGCGCGGAGTCGGCGTACCTCCGTCCGGCAACTCGAGGGGGCCCTCATCAAGCTTCTCGCCTTCAGCTCGCTCACTCGACGCGAGATCTCACTCGACATGGCGCGCGACGCCCTCGGGCCCGAGGGCAGCGAGGCCGACGAGCAGGTGATCGAAGTGTCCGCCGAGGAGGTCCGTGCCCACATCGCCGCCTCCTGGGGCGTCTCCGTAGAGGCACTCATGTCGAAAAGGCGGAAGCGGACGGTGACCGTTCCGCGACAGGTCGCGATGTACCTCATCAAGACACATCTCGACCTGCCCTACTCCGACATCGGCCACCTCTTCGGCGGCAGGAATCACTCGACCGTCATCCACTCCGTCAACAAGGTCGAGGCGGACATGGCATCGGATCCCGCGCTTCGCGGCCGCGTCGGCCAGCTGCAGCAAGAGCTGTTTCGAACGTGA
- a CDS encoding YIP1 family protein, with amino-acid sequence MVTCAMCGHASAAFDRCPFCGAVAATSGEERTGDAAGAGKVNLPAWEDPAVAFPLNFIETWRRSVFEPGAFFADGPFDRAAVRPVLYYLLVSVLAAALSLTWGALLPTTQPGLVETLAEIMNVALPDGSDTAGYIGRLADFFLAPFWAVLYLIIASLVLHVFVLMLVPGRRSLTATVRTICYACGPGVFAVVPFIGGWVAGIWGVVLTVIGLREAHRTTTGRAFAAWLLAAALPIAFLLLGILLVIARVASGI; translated from the coding sequence ATGGTGACGTGCGCGATGTGCGGGCACGCGAGCGCTGCGTTCGACCGGTGTCCATTCTGCGGAGCGGTCGCGGCCACATCCGGGGAAGAGCGCACGGGCGACGCGGCGGGCGCGGGAAAGGTCAACCTGCCGGCGTGGGAGGATCCGGCCGTGGCCTTCCCGCTGAACTTCATCGAGACGTGGCGCCGGAGCGTGTTCGAGCCCGGCGCCTTCTTTGCCGACGGGCCCTTCGATCGCGCCGCGGTGCGCCCGGTCCTCTACTATCTCCTGGTCAGCGTCCTCGCAGCCGCGCTCTCGCTAACCTGGGGTGCGTTGTTGCCGACGACGCAACCGGGTCTCGTGGAGACGCTCGCCGAGATCATGAACGTCGCCCTGCCGGATGGTTCGGACACCGCCGGCTACATCGGCAGGCTGGCCGATTTCTTCCTCGCCCCCTTCTGGGCGGTCCTGTACCTCATCATCGCGAGTCTGGTCCTGCATGTGTTCGTGCTGATGCTGGTTCCCGGGCGTCGAAGCCTCACGGCAACGGTTCGCACCATCTGTTATGCATGCGGCCCCGGCGTATTCGCCGTCGTCCCGTTCATCGGCGGCTGGGTGGCCGGCATCTGGGGCGTCGTGCTCACCGTGATCGGCCTGCGCGAAGCGCACCGGACCACGACTGGAAGAGCCTTTGCGGCATGGCTGCTCGCCGCGGCCCTGCCGATCGCCTTCCTGCTGCTGGGGATCCTGCTCGTCATCGCCCGGGTGGCAAGCGGAATTTGA
- a CDS encoding ribonuclease P protein component — MTRSVASDEAASGPPPGGFRRPRAARLRTAREIRRTIRTGRCRRDRIVDVFFAPSPSGRSRVGVVTPRHGRGAVARNLVRRRLTEIARIHILPALETRRLELDLVVRAKPAAYDASYQRLRVTLMDSLETVCAE, encoded by the coding sequence GTGACGCGTTCCGTCGCAAGCGACGAAGCCGCTAGCGGGCCTCCCCCGGGGGGCTTTCGACGGCCCCGCGCGGCTCGGCTGCGCACAGCGCGGGAGATTCGCCGGACCATCCGTACGGGCCGTTGCCGCCGGGATCGCATCGTGGACGTGTTCTTCGCGCCGTCGCCCTCGGGCCGCTCCAGAGTCGGAGTCGTGACGCCTCGCCACGGGCGCGGCGCGGTCGCGCGAAATCTCGTACGCCGGCGTCTGACCGAGATCGCCCGCATCCACATTTTGCCTGCCCTTGAGACCCGCCGGCTCGAGCTGGACCTGGTCGTGAGAGCGAAACCGGCCGCCTATGACGCCTCGTACCAGAGGCTTCGAGTGACGTTGATGGACTCGCTGGAGACCGTATGCGCAGAATGA
- the yidD gene encoding membrane protein insertion efficiency factor YidD produces MRRMIIGAIRGYQLVVSPWLPPACRYEPSCSEYALTAVRRFGAARGSWLCVRRLLRCHPFGSCGYDPVPARKR; encoded by the coding sequence ATGCGCAGAATGATCATCGGAGCGATTCGCGGCTACCAGCTCGTCGTTTCTCCCTGGTTGCCGCCCGCCTGCAGGTACGAACCGAGTTGTTCGGAGTACGCGTTGACCGCGGTGCGGCGATTCGGCGCCGCCCGGGGGAGCTGGCTGTGCGTTCGGCGCCTGCTTCGCTGTCATCCGTTCGGGTCGTGCGGCTACGACCCGGTTCCCGCCCGGAAGCGCTGA
- the pyrF gene encoding orotidine-5'-phosphate decarboxylase: protein MSTTIPATDRLILALDVPTASEARQTVDALADTVSFYKIGLELFLSGGYFELADWLRSRDKKVFADLKLFDVPQTVRSAVRQLRTRDVDFVTVHGNDAILRAACDAAAGDLGILAVTVLTSLDRADMEDLGFEADIGAVVLSRARRAESIGCAGVISSGHEAARVRPAVSPRFRIVVPGIRAAMDAGTDDQKRTVDVESAFEAGADYIVMGRPIRNAPDPAQAAASVQERISAWFRHTSGGPEHSA from the coding sequence ATCTCCACGACGATCCCCGCGACCGATCGGCTGATCCTTGCGCTGGACGTTCCGACTGCCTCGGAAGCGCGACAAACCGTCGACGCGCTGGCCGATACCGTTTCCTTCTACAAGATCGGCCTGGAACTCTTCCTTTCGGGAGGATACTTCGAGCTGGCCGACTGGCTTCGCTCCAGAGACAAGAAGGTGTTTGCCGATCTCAAACTCTTCGATGTCCCTCAGACCGTCCGCTCCGCCGTCCGACAACTCCGAACCCGGGACGTGGATTTCGTCACAGTGCACGGCAACGATGCGATCCTCCGTGCGGCCTGCGACGCCGCTGCGGGCGACCTTGGAATCCTGGCTGTGACGGTGCTAACGAGTCTCGACCGGGCGGACATGGAGGACCTTGGCTTTGAAGCCGACATCGGGGCCGTCGTCCTCTCCCGGGCCCGTCGGGCGGAGAGCATCGGCTGCGCCGGCGTCATCAGTTCCGGCCACGAGGCCGCTCGAGTTCGCCCTGCGGTTTCTCCCCGGTTTCGCATCGTCGTCCCCGGTATCCGCGCGGCGATGGACGCCGGTACCGATGATCAGAAACGGACCGTGGATGTAGAGTCCGCCTTCGAGGCCGGGGCCGACTACATCGTCATGGGACGACCCATCCGCAACGCTCCGGATCCCGCGCAGGCGGCGGCGTCCGTTCAGGAGAGAATATCCGCCTGGTTTCGACACACATCCGGCGGCCCCGAACACTCGGCGTGA
- the yidC gene encoding membrane protein insertase YidC codes for MERRLLLAIALMVGVMILSNVFFPPTERPLEPVSADSVETPEATDVADEISRLSAEERAARDVAAVLAEAEATPAEAEETEEAAPAARASAIVMVRSELYEYRFDTRGARLVGATMLAHQNFAEGGHGGRNVELVRPDDSILTYALTLRGDTVSLGSIAFTASTSALEVRDGPAELRFEAAIGEVTFDVSYRFHPDDYRIDVSGGLRGLGDVGHVVLVGLGRGIERNEAVPREDQAAMSLVTRSRSGQIAAERLDRVDDGEARPASGGPFSWAASKSKYWLAAVVAPPGGPGIGGVMLRGVPEEDAAEMQAALPVPAGSTGFEYAAYIGPQDFARLQAVGQELHNVNPVGWRWLRWFTRPFGNLIVAILIWMHESFSLAYGWVLILFGVGSRIILSPLFHISGRAQMKQMALQPEIKKLQERYKGDPQRLQQEQVKLFREHGVNPLGGCLPMFLPLPILITLFFVFQNTIEFRGVPFLWLSDLSLRDPLFIVPVLMGGSMLLLNWITQRGMQTNAQMKMISYVLPVVFTFFFANFAAGLNLYYTASNIMSLPQQMYLSRERRKAQPAPSRKQE; via the coding sequence ATGGAACGCCGTCTGCTCCTGGCCATCGCGCTGATGGTCGGCGTGATGATCCTCTCGAACGTGTTCTTTCCGCCGACCGAAAGACCGCTTGAACCGGTGTCGGCCGACAGCGTGGAGACACCGGAAGCCACGGACGTGGCGGACGAGATAAGCCGTCTTTCCGCCGAGGAAAGGGCCGCTCGGGACGTGGCGGCGGTTCTGGCCGAAGCCGAGGCGACACCCGCCGAAGCGGAGGAGACGGAGGAAGCCGCTCCCGCGGCGCGCGCGAGCGCGATCGTCATGGTCCGATCGGAACTGTACGAGTACCGGTTCGACACGCGGGGCGCGCGACTCGTGGGCGCGACGATGCTCGCGCACCAGAACTTCGCCGAGGGCGGGCATGGCGGCCGCAATGTCGAACTGGTGCGGCCCGACGACTCGATCCTGACGTACGCGCTCACGCTGCGGGGCGACACGGTTTCGCTCGGCTCGATCGCCTTCACTGCGTCGACATCCGCGCTGGAGGTGAGGGATGGGCCCGCGGAACTGCGTTTCGAGGCCGCGATCGGCGAGGTCACCTTCGATGTCTCGTATCGCTTCCACCCGGACGATTACCGGATCGACGTAAGCGGCGGGCTGCGCGGCCTGGGGGACGTGGGGCACGTCGTTCTCGTGGGCCTCGGTCGCGGGATCGAGCGAAACGAGGCCGTACCCCGGGAGGACCAGGCGGCGATGTCGCTCGTCACCCGGAGCCGCTCCGGCCAGATTGCGGCCGAGCGGCTGGACCGCGTGGACGACGGCGAGGCGAGGCCGGCCTCCGGCGGGCCGTTCAGTTGGGCCGCATCGAAATCGAAGTACTGGCTGGCCGCCGTCGTCGCGCCGCCGGGAGGGCCGGGCATCGGGGGCGTAATGCTGCGGGGCGTGCCCGAGGAGGACGCGGCGGAGATGCAGGCCGCGCTGCCGGTACCCGCCGGCAGCACCGGCTTCGAGTACGCCGCGTACATCGGGCCGCAGGACTTCGCGCGGCTGCAGGCCGTGGGGCAGGAACTCCACAACGTGAACCCCGTCGGCTGGCGCTGGCTCCGGTGGTTCACCCGGCCGTTCGGGAACCTGATCGTCGCGATCCTGATCTGGATGCACGAGTCGTTCTCGCTGGCGTACGGCTGGGTCCTGATCCTGTTCGGCGTCGGATCGCGGATCATCCTGTCGCCGCTGTTCCACATCTCAGGACGCGCGCAGATGAAGCAGATGGCGCTGCAGCCGGAGATCAAGAAGCTGCAGGAGCGGTACAAGGGTGATCCGCAGCGCCTGCAGCAGGAGCAGGTGAAGCTCTTTCGGGAACACGGGGTCAACCCGCTGGGCGGCTGTCTGCCCATGTTCCTGCCCCTCCCGATCCTGATCACGCTGTTCTTCGTGTTCCAGAACACGATCGAGTTTCGCGGCGTGCCCTTCCTGTGGCTGTCGGATCTCTCCCTCAGGGATCCCCTCTTCATCGTGCCCGTCCTGATGGGCGGATCGATGCTGCTGCTGAACTGGATCACGCAGCGGGGCATGCAGACGAACGCGCAGATGAAGATGATATCCTACGTGTTGCCGGTCGTCTTCACGTTCTTCTTCGCGAACTTCGCGGCCGGGTTGAACCTGTATTACACGGCCTCCAACATCATGTCGCTGCCGCAGCAGATGTACCTCTCGCGAGAACGCAGAAAGGCGCAACCGGCGCCCTCCCGGAAACAGGAGTAG
- a CDS encoding ParB/RepB/Spo0J family partition protein, translated as MGENLGTERAAAEAEIPVDAIQANPFQPRSDFDPARLAELADSIRENGLLQPVVVRPVGEVFEIVVGERRFRAIQSLGWTSVPALVRTIDDEQMLVVALVENLQRHDLSVLEEAKGYRRLMRDFGLTQEEVGRHVGRDRSTVANALRLLALPGAVLGLLAKGELSAGHGRALLGLSAPEEQTRVALEAVEQGWSVRETERRVRQDRAAPRGRRTTRGKKTTGAGDPVVRRAELGLERGFGTQVRIRTRSDGAGEVVVRFHDTDDFLRLVALMGGDELASELRE; from the coding sequence TTGGGCGAAAACCTCGGGACGGAACGCGCAGCGGCGGAGGCGGAGATTCCGGTCGACGCCATCCAGGCGAATCCGTTCCAGCCTCGTAGCGACTTCGATCCGGCCCGCCTCGCGGAACTCGCGGACTCCATCCGCGAGAACGGCTTGCTCCAACCTGTCGTCGTCAGGCCTGTGGGAGAGGTGTTCGAGATCGTCGTGGGCGAGCGGCGATTCCGGGCGATTCAGAGTCTCGGCTGGACGTCGGTTCCGGCTCTGGTCCGGACGATCGACGATGAGCAGATGCTGGTCGTCGCGCTGGTCGAGAATCTGCAACGTCATGACCTGTCAGTACTTGAAGAAGCTAAAGGGTATCGTCGACTTATGCGGGACTTCGGTCTGACGCAGGAAGAGGTCGGACGGCATGTGGGGCGGGACAGGTCGACCGTGGCAAACGCTCTTCGACTGCTCGCCCTGCCCGGGGCAGTGCTGGGCTTGCTCGCCAAGGGGGAGCTGTCTGCGGGCCATGGCCGCGCCCTCCTGGGGTTGTCCGCACCTGAGGAGCAAACCCGCGTCGCGCTGGAGGCGGTGGAGCAGGGGTGGTCCGTCAGGGAGACGGAACGCCGGGTCCGCCAGGACCGCGCGGCGCCACGGGGGCGGCGGACGACCCGGGGGAAGAAGACGACAGGGGCGGGCGATCCCGTGGTGAGGCGCGCGGAACTCGGGCTGGAACGAGGGTTTGGAACCCAGGTGCGGATCCGGACGCGGTCGGATGGAGCAGGCGAGGTCGTCGTGCGTTTCCATGATACGGATGATTTTCTGCGGCTCGTGGCCCTGATGGGAGGGGATGAGCTCGCCTCGGAGCTTCGCGAATGA
- a CDS encoding DUF1207 domain-containing protein produces the protein MKVERIVDRVRAVRVWTLHVRGLVACVLLLTAPVTAVCPLAGQGGGAAIGIRDGNGHPFRTPAGSPLEPVHRLALLSATRDSLRDGIALADIGDRLGFWIRRDPDGEVEYAGAIHGGAFSRFDLGGPDQALIEVHYRIGVLLRARFGAVAARAELYHLSSHLGDEFLLDTGARPISTSREGLEVMLQGSPVSGLTVYGGPGVLLRATPDFEPLSLRAGAAWESAPGGRARFHASVDYFGWAELAWEPAIAAEIGAALAQGTRVGLLLGFGPSRAEQFLRQSERLIGLAISHVR, from the coding sequence TTGAAGGTCGAGCGCATCGTGGACCGCGTCCGGGCCGTGCGTGTCTGGACGCTGCACGTGCGCGGCCTCGTGGCCTGCGTCCTCCTCCTGACGGCGCCCGTCACCGCGGTATGCCCTCTTGCCGGGCAGGGAGGCGGCGCCGCAATCGGAATCCGGGACGGAAACGGCCACCCTTTCCGCACGCCGGCGGGCTCCCCCCTCGAGCCCGTACATCGTCTCGCGCTGTTGAGCGCGACGCGCGATTCCCTCCGCGACGGCATTGCCCTCGCCGACATCGGTGACCGCCTCGGGTTCTGGATCCGGCGCGACCCCGACGGGGAGGTGGAGTACGCGGGAGCGATTCACGGAGGGGCGTTTTCCCGCTTCGACCTCGGAGGTCCGGATCAGGCGCTCATCGAAGTGCACTACCGAATCGGAGTGCTTTTACGCGCGCGTTTCGGGGCGGTGGCGGCTCGTGCCGAACTCTATCATCTGAGCTCGCACCTCGGGGACGAGTTTCTCCTGGACACCGGCGCCCGTCCCATCAGCACGAGCCGCGAGGGGTTGGAAGTCATGCTCCAGGGATCTCCGGTATCGGGCCTCACCGTCTACGGAGGTCCGGGAGTGCTGCTGCGCGCCACCCCCGACTTCGAACCCCTTTCGTTGCGCGCGGGCGCCGCCTGGGAGTCCGCACCCGGCGGGCGCGCGCGCTTTCACGCTTCGGTCGACTACTTCGGCTGGGCGGAACTGGCGTGGGAGCCCGCCATCGCGGCGGAAATCGGGGCCGCGCTGGCGCAAGGAACGCGGGTCGGATTGCTCCTCGGGTTCGGTCCTTCCCGTGCGGAGCAGTTCCTCCGGCAGTCCGAGCGCCTGATCGGGCTTGCCATCTCCCACGTACGGTGA
- the dnaN gene encoding DNA polymerase III subunit beta, translating to MRFSITREALQTGLAASAAAVPTRAALPVLSNILIHAEDDAVRLSGTDMSIFVSLSVPADISEAGVVALPARQLLEISRVLDDAPVKFAAAGGDRGAAATGVDIECGRSKFRLYGQAPDEFPDFPEVDFAGGWEMSAGELQTLIERTSFAVSTEDSRPILNGILWQLRDASTVMVATNGHRLAKMSRELDVSGSPAEVDLIIPPKALNQVQKLYPADTVLRIARSENHLAFRSEDREVFTSLIEGPYPNYEQVIPKDNDKVATLNRAALETAVRRVAVMADDSTRRVRLSFKAGDLGFKVQTPDLGEAEDALSLDYEGEDIQIGFNATYLLEVLRHMPEEDVRMTFKAPERAATFSPASGEPDYLCLVMPLRILD from the coding sequence ATGAGATTCTCGATCACCCGAGAGGCACTCCAGACGGGGCTGGCGGCGAGCGCCGCCGCCGTCCCTACGCGAGCTGCTCTCCCGGTTCTCTCGAACATCCTGATCCATGCGGAGGACGATGCCGTCCGGCTCAGCGGCACGGACATGTCCATCTTCGTCTCGTTGTCGGTGCCGGCCGACATCTCCGAAGCGGGGGTCGTGGCACTGCCCGCGAGACAGCTCTTGGAAATCTCGCGCGTACTCGACGATGCACCCGTGAAGTTCGCGGCGGCGGGCGGAGATCGCGGCGCGGCCGCGACCGGGGTGGACATCGAGTGCGGCCGGAGCAAGTTCCGCCTTTACGGTCAGGCCCCGGACGAGTTCCCGGATTTCCCGGAGGTCGATTTCGCCGGTGGCTGGGAGATGTCCGCCGGCGAGCTGCAGACGCTGATCGAGCGGACGAGTTTTGCCGTTTCCACGGAGGACAGCCGACCGATTCTGAACGGGATTCTGTGGCAGTTGCGCGACGCGTCGACGGTGATGGTCGCAACGAACGGCCACCGGCTCGCGAAGATGTCACGCGAGCTGGACGTCAGCGGGTCGCCGGCGGAGGTGGATCTCATCATTCCGCCCAAAGCGCTGAACCAGGTGCAGAAACTGTATCCGGCCGACACCGTGCTTCGGATCGCGCGCTCGGAGAACCACCTGGCTTTCCGGTCGGAGGATCGCGAGGTCTTCACTTCGCTCATTGAGGGGCCGTATCCGAACTACGAACAGGTCATCCCGAAGGACAACGACAAGGTTGCGACCTTGAACCGGGCGGCCCTTGAGACGGCGGTGCGGCGCGTCGCGGTAATGGCGGACGATTCGACGAGGCGGGTGCGGCTCTCCTTCAAGGCCGGCGACCTCGGGTTCAAGGTTCAGACACCGGACCTCGGGGAGGCCGAGGATGCGCTGTCGCTGGACTACGAGGGCGAGGACATCCAGATCGGTTTCAATGCGACGTACCTCCTCGAGGTGCTGCGTCACATGCCGGAGGAAGATGTTCGAATGACGTTCAAGGCGCCGGAACGAGCGGCGACCTTCTCTCCCGCGAGTGGCGAACCCGACTATCTCTGCCTCGTCATGCCGCTGCGCATCCTGGACTGA
- a CDS encoding ParA family protein, producing the protein MGRVIAIANQKGGVGKTTTAINLGASLAIAERNTLVIDCDPQGNATSGFGLRKDGGVPSVYDCLVNGQPLQAAVRPEVHFPCLSVVSASRDLTGAEVELIDRSDRQRILGRKIEALRDDFEYILIDSPPSLGLLTLNALAAADAVLIPIQCEFYALEGLSQLLNTVRLVQRSINPELEIEGVLLTMYDSRLNLAKQVAAEAREYFGGKVFDTMIPRNIRLAEAPSFGEPIALYDVLSSGARGYLSLARELIDRHRGP; encoded by the coding sequence TTGGGTCGGGTGATCGCGATTGCAAATCAGAAGGGCGGGGTCGGCAAGACCACCACGGCGATCAACCTGGGCGCCTCGCTGGCGATCGCGGAGCGCAACACGCTCGTCATCGATTGCGACCCGCAGGGGAACGCGACGTCCGGCTTCGGGCTGCGCAAGGACGGAGGTGTACCCAGTGTGTACGACTGCCTCGTAAACGGACAACCCCTTCAGGCAGCCGTGCGGCCGGAAGTTCACTTCCCGTGCCTCTCCGTGGTCTCTGCGAGTCGGGACCTGACCGGCGCCGAAGTTGAACTGATCGACCGATCGGATCGCCAGCGAATCCTCGGCCGGAAGATAGAGGCGCTCCGCGATGACTTCGAGTATATCCTCATCGACTCACCGCCGTCTCTCGGGCTCCTCACGCTGAACGCACTGGCCGCTGCGGACGCCGTGCTCATCCCGATTCAGTGTGAGTTCTATGCGTTGGAAGGGCTTAGCCAGCTCCTGAACACCGTGCGGCTGGTGCAACGCAGCATCAACCCGGAACTCGAGATCGAGGGGGTGCTGCTGACGATGTACGATTCACGCCTCAACCTCGCCAAACAGGTGGCCGCCGAGGCGCGTGAGTACTTCGGAGGCAAGGTCTTCGATACGATGATCCCGCGGAACATTCGGCTCGCCGAGGCCCCGAGTTTTGGAGAGCCGATCGCTCTGTACGATGTCCTGTCGAGTGGGGCCCGCGGATACCTGAGCCTGGCTCGCGAACTGATCGACCGGCACAGGGGCCCGTAG
- the rpmH gene encoding 50S ribosomal protein L34, with product MGKPTYSKPTNRKRVRDHGFRARMKTKAGRRTLSRRRRKGRRRLTVSDAFRRKRRSR from the coding sequence ATGGGGAAGCCCACATACAGCAAGCCAACCAACAGGAAGCGCGTTCGCGATCATGGATTCCGAGCGCGTATGAAGACGAAGGCGGGCCGCCGCACGCTGTCGCGCCGCAGAAGGAAGGGTCGACGTCGGCTCACCGTCAGTGACGCGTTCCGTCGCAAGCGACGAAGCCGCTAG